Within the Malaclemys terrapin pileata isolate rMalTer1 chromosome 24, rMalTer1.hap1, whole genome shotgun sequence genome, the region TTTTGCAGCCGGGGAGCAGTGAGTGTCGAGAGCCCTCCCCGTCGCGGCTGGTCCCACATCCCAGCAGCCAAGGGAGCCCTATGGACAaacaggcctggggcagggggatgatgTTTAGCTCCGGATCCAAACTTCCCCCAGGGCCCTAGGGGCTCAGATCTGGGGCTTTAGTTCTGCCCGTTGGAGCGCTAGGGGCCAGGGTAGAACTGCAGTTCGGATCCTGGTCTGGAGCCCCCCTGGGGTGGAGCGCTTTTCTAGCCCTGgccttccccctgccaccctcatGGTGCTATATCTGCCCCCCACAGCAGAGCTCGGATCCTGCTGACAAGGTAGCTTTCCATGGGCTCTGCAATATGCTCCCATGGGGTAGcatcctgcccctctcctgcccccgtcCCTCCAGCAGAGGCAATCAAGgtactgtctgtctgtccgtccgggCCAATGGCCCGAGCTCCAGAGGGAAGCCCCAGATGGGGACAGAGCAGGCACCTGTTTGAGCTGTGTCTGTGGGTCCACGCCGGGACCTCTCCGTGGTCGTGTCCTTGATGCTGAGGTGAGTGGGGGGCACCAGCGTGGTccagggcccaggctggggcacGGTGGGTGGGTTGAGGTCGAGGTCTCTAGGCTGAGGCTGTCGCAGGGGGCTGGAGTCGCCCTGGAGGTGCCCGTGCCGCTCCCTGGGGAGCCAGAACTCATACTCGATGCCCGGGTTCGGCTCCTGGACCAGGACCTGCTTGGCAGGCGGAAGACTGAGAGCTGCCTTTGAGCCCACCCGCCAGGCAGCATGAGCCCCCCGCGTCCCTGCTCCCACCTGTCGGGGGCATACAACAGTCACccagagagaccctacaataactaaCCACGGTGTGCTGCCCAGCTCTCGggggagaccctacaataacaaaccggtGTGCACACATGctgggggaagtgtgtgtgtggggggcggggggtgttctcCCATGCACCGGGGCCCCAGGGGTGTTATGCTGTGGGGGCACCAGGGAGATCAGCCtgtgaaggggagagagagatggggcagCCCCTTAGTCTGTAAGCCCTGGTcgctctctcccccagcccccctcaccatgATGTGCAGATCCTCCTCTGTCGGCCCGGCTGCCTCGAGGGTCTCGTGATTGTCCGGGTCCCGGGCATAGCGCACCGTGGTGCCTGCCACCTCGTACGCGCCCGGCCAGTCGATGGCCCAGTCCCCGTTGATCACGTACTGCTGCTCCCCGTTCATCAGTGCTGTGGAGAGACAGCGGAGCGGCccgagggagagagagggagggctggggggagcaggggtcctggggggcacaGCGTGCGGGTCtgctgggctcgggggggggggagaaaccaTGGGGTGAAGCTGCAGATAGAGCAATGGCACATGGACTGTCGCTGTGccatctggggggtgggggaggatgcaCAAAGGGCCCCAACCCAGCATAGCTGGGCTAGGCATTaagattagagcagggggagggaagtggggtccagtggttagagtggggggtgctgggagtcaggactcctgggttcttttcccagcttggggagggaagtggggtctagtggttagcgcgggggcggggtgggagtcaggactcctgggttcctttcccagcttggggagggaagtggggtccagtggttagagtgggatGGGTTCCAGcagtcaagactcctgggttctggcttAAAGGCACCTTCCCCGCCCCAAACACAATCAGGGACAATCTCGCTCTCGCGGGCTGCTGGGACAGAGAATCACTCCAAGTGGAATCATCCTGCAGTGGGGGGCAGAGCCGTATGAGGCAGGGCGGGGCTACCAGGGGCCATGGGGTGGGGATGGCTCCTCCTACCTAGGTAGTTGCGGCTCCGGTCGGTGACCTTGATGTGCATTGCCCCTGCCGGGATCCTCGTCACGTTCTTGTACCCAAAGAAACCtatggtggcgggggggggagacaggagtcagggcagagcctgggcaTGTGGGAGGCTGGTTTCTCCCGGTGCTGCAGCGATGCTGGGGCTGAACCCAACGGCGCTGCCCCGGGGGCAGCGAGAGGCGAGCTCATCCTGCATGGCTCCCCCGACTCGTGtccagggtggggaaggaagcGAAGGCTGCGGCATGGTTTGGAGCTGGCGGGATGTCGGTTTCACACGCACACGCAGGATGGGGGGGCACCGGATGGCTGGGGGGAGCTCAAGCGGGGCAATGGGCCTTGGGATCCCTTCTCCCAGGGGTCACCACGTCCAGTCCAGCTCCCAAGTCACCATCACGGCCACCCCGGGTGGAAGCCCTCGACAGCAGCCTCTGTAGAGGCCCAGGACTGAAAGGGGCTCGGACGGCCCGAAGCCCCCCTGGAGGGCAGGGCTCAGACACGCTTTGGGGGTGTAGAAGGAAGCTTGCCCTGGCACCGCCCTGTGGGCAAAGACTGGGGCCTTCGCACCGATGCTCAGCCcttttccccacagcagccaggcCTCTTCTCCTGGCGTCACTAGGGCGTGGCTGCCTGAGCTGTGCCAGCCTGTGCCtaggcaccctcctcccctcccctgcatggaTTATTTGCTAAGCCACTAGCAAGGCTGTTACGGCGCAGGGAGGGGTGCGATGGGCACTGGAGCCTGGCACCACAGCAAACGGGGTTTAGCTGGTACCCCCTGCCCATGCCAGCTCATCCGCTCGGTCAACTGCAAGGCTTGTGAATTGCCGTCGAGCAATGGGGTCGCTCGGTTCCTCCCGCCCAGAGGGTTTGTCCCGCTTGGTGTCAGGAAGAGGATACGgtgcctggaggggggaggggctgggctggcgcagtgggggggggggagtggggaggagcatgCAGCGGAGGAGACAGAGAGAGCGCGTTGAAGCCAAGAGCCAAAGCATTCACCCCTGGAGAATCAATCACCGGAGGAGGGGAGCGCGGCCCGGAACACCCTCTTTACGAAGAGGCACGAGTCGTTCCTGCCGTCGCACCGGCCGCAGGCGTCACTCCGAGAGCCGGACCCCAGGAGCCCGTCGCAGCCCgctgtctggggggaggggaaaacggGCATCAAGGGGGGCGAGGCGGCTGCACCGAATATCCCTGCCCAGCACGGGACGACCCCCAGAACGAGCGGGGGCTGGGTCAGCCCTGAGTGCTGGCAGCTGCCCGCATTGCCAGGGCTGGAACTCACCCACCTACACCCCCTGCCTGAGCCGTATCCAGCATCCCTCGTTGCCATTGGGTACCAGGCACAGGGCGAACCCCCCCTCCGCCTGGGTACGCCAGGCACTGGCAGACAACGCCGGTCCCAGTCCGGGGTCTCCCACGAGCCCatgccctgcagcagcagcgagcCCTACCAAGCACTGCCCGCTGATGCAGAGATCCGGGGAGTCCGGGCTGCAGCGGGTCCCGTCCAGCACTCGGCCGAAGGTGTAGTAGAAATTGTGTCCCACAGCCAGGCAGTTCAGGTCACAGAGGTTGGGCGCTGGaggagcgggagggaggggagagagagagggaaggagaaagcgagaggagggatggggtgaggATCGGCCCTGCTGTCGGGTTACATAGCGCAGCAGacttttgtccccccccccccgcccccggcatgGAACAGCTGATCTCTGCAGCCCCAAGAGACACCCAGGGCATAcactggggctgaggggagcaggaAACCTGCAGGCCCTGCCATTCAGCGAGGGGGGCTGGAGACGGGCCCCCAGGCTGAGAGCAGAGATGCAGCGGAATGGCTGTTCCACCGCAGGGGGGTGGATTCAAACCCAGGACTCACCTCCATGAAAAGGAACCCACTGGTACCTCGCCTGGCTCCCCGGGATGGGCTTGCCGTCATACAGAGAGCACTGCACGGCCCGGAAGGGCACCGAGCTGCCAGGACACTCCTACAAGGGAAGGGCACAGGGCTGCAGCCTCACAGGGCGACCTGCCGTTCCTTGGCCGCCGGGCATGCGAAGGAGTGGCAAAGCCCCGCCGAGTCCTCTCTGTACTGGCAGAGACCAGCGGGCAGGTTACACTGCACCCGGCAGGTGGGGGGACTGCAGGAGGCCAAGAATCGGGGAAAATGCCCATGCCCAGCGCTGGTCTGGGTGCCTGAGCTCTGTCTTGCCAGGGAGTCAGATGGGACGTGAGTCTCAAGATCAGaacagcagaggggctgggctggacgATGCGGGAAGGAACCACCCACcgttgggggagggcggggggcacAAAGGGTCTGCCAccggatggagaaactgaggcacagagaggcggGACCCAGCCAGAGCCGGCggcagaaacagaacccaggtgccTGCTGTCCCGGTCTAGCACCCTGGTGCCTCGCTCTGAGCTGGCAGCTCCGTGTGGCTGTGGCATCACGGGGAGGATATCAAGTGAGTcacatgcacccctcccccactccagccgcagTCGCTCCGGTGCACACTCACGTGTAGCTTGCACACTCGATACTGCCGGGGCTCCCCCGCACACAGCTTCTCTTCGGGGAACCTGCGGTAAAAGCCCCTTAGCGCAGCGGCTCCCAAGCTGCCAGGCCTTCCATCCGGCGGGGGTCCCATCCTAGGCCCTGTGCCCTAAggggggagccggggcgggggggccagggctggctccgcCGCGCCCGTTCGGGGCAGGGACTCCGGGGTGGGGCGTGTGGGATGCAGGAGCTGTGACGACTTACTGGAAAAATGTACGGCAGcatctgtgacgaagtgggggattttcttgttttttcttgttttcggtgggtttcaatggtttgcatgcggagggggtgggactcagtttccctgggtgttactggtttaacgaggggaggggaggggagagggagtttgttgttacagaggaccggagagggaacgtgggaccccagccaatggcctggaggacggataccccagcgaccagtGACCTGagacccagctgaggagacgcagccggttctggctagtgggcggacaatgggctgcagagcgaggacccagtgacctaaccagccggttccagccagaggacagaaggaggagaggaggccgcagtttacgaccctgtttccctggagagaagacaatggacagaggcgggctTGGGgtcggggatctcagatgcccagctgggagcaggggggctctgggctggagagggggagcaggcagagcccacctggatgcagagagactgggatgtgctgggctgagcgaggccaggcctgaggccctgagagtttcctgtgctgtgttcaactctcaataaatcctcctgttttatgtgggctgagagtcgctccggtctagagaacagggtggcatcaaccccttcgggggtggaggccccgggggatccagagcgaggggactccctgagggggcccatggcagagacagacgtgctaagactcagagaggtgcggctccaggaggtggaggggcctgaccccgagagagagtggacccccgagaagggctgtcggactgaaaggggcaccctccCCAGACCgcatggggccaagagtgggcacgatctgtgagtccgtgacagcaTCACCGTGGCCCAAGGGgaaaacaaaggggaaggaaaaggTGCCCGAAATCCCAGGCATGGCGCAGAGCCAGATGCCCGCCGAGCCAGCGGTGCCTCCCGGGGCTAGCCAAGGGGAGCGCTGACATCGCCaccaaggctggggagctgggggagcagggcagagcgtGCCCTGAATCGTGCCCTATCTCGCCAggcgtcccctcccccccgcctaaTCAGGGCAGAGATAAGGAACCCGCTTATCCCTGGACTCTGGCCAATGGGCACAGACAAATCCACAGGCTCCCACCCTGCCCATGTCTGCCTGGGATCCCAGCCACCGCTGAGGCTCCCCAAAAGGGGACTGGTACCACAATGTACCCCCCCCCAGCAGCTTTCCCTTGGGGGCGTGCGTCATGGATTTcaagggaccattgggatcagCTAGTCTGATTCGCAGAGTCAGGTTGAGCCCAATcacttggagggagggggtgggggtaggaatagttgggggttggggggcggcTTCTTCTGCCCAAGTTTAAGCTTTTTTATTTCTCCCCCCTCCTAGAAATCAGGCCAAGCCTATGTATTTTCCATGCAAGATGTCAAATGAGGCTTAAAACATTTCATCCACAATTTCTTGTGGTTAGGAATATACAGGTcattccccccaaccccacccccaaaatgagTTTCCTTCCAGATTTTTCTATGGACTTTTTCAGATTaactaaaaatattgtttttctgcTTCCCCCGCCCtccagaaaaaggggaaaaaaccccaaatcaaaCATTTGTCATTAGAAACCTCCGGCAAAGTTTCAATCCAAATTAAAATGCGAAGTCGTCGGAAATGCcccagagaaaaatattttcccatgaGAACCTTTCAGGCCGCTCGAGAAATCAAACCTGTTCCTTGGATCCCTGCCGACTGGGCCCTGGAATCCAGGCCAGTGCTTGCCCAGGGCTGGCGCAGCTGGCCATGCTGGGCGCGGGGAGGGTTAGGCTGACGGGCTTTGGGCAGAACCGGAGGTGGATTCCTGGCCTGCCTGGAGTGGAGCCGGTGGTCTCCAGGTGTGCATGTCGCTTTATATCAGGGTGCACTGCATAGGGGTCATTCGCACCCGGGCAAAGACCTCCCCCACGCCCCACATCAGCACTGGCCCTGTAATAACCAGCCTGAGATGCCCTGTGTCTGGGCCCTGGGGAAGGACGCTGTCATGCCTGTTCCATGCTTGGTCACACGTGACATGGTGAGCGGTTCTCAtggaccccctccccccggatcCCCCACTCACCGGATGCATTTCCTGGTGCGAAAGGAGGCGCCGTCCCCACACGTACTGGAGCAGGCGCTCCAGCCTCCCCATGGC harbors:
- the ADAMTSL5 gene encoding ADAMTS-like protein 5 isoform X3, encoding MGAMGRLERLLQYVWGRRLLSHQEMHPECPGSSVPFRAVQCSLYDGKPIPGSQARYQWVPFHGAPNLCDLNCLAVGHNFYYTFGRVLDGTRCSPDSPDLCISGQCLTAGCDGLLGSGSRSDACGRCDGRNDSCLFVKRVFRAALPSSGFFGYKNVTRIPAGAMHIKVTDRSRNYLALMNGEQQYVINGDWAIDWPGAYEVAGTTVRYARDPDNHETLEAAGPTEEDLHIMVLVQEPNPGIEYEFWLPRERHGHLQGDSSPLRQPQPRDLDLNPPTVPQPGPWTTLVPPTHLSIKDTTTERSRRGPTDTAQTGSCGRCQTPKGKSQRIRHYCQSDFVFRARILAKRPIGQETRYDVQVKHTYRNRFPLVHREYVWVSNACNCPQLLERREYLLMARRHVNYEHTLNRILLQRGSYARPWSPREDQLLRDIAGHCARGRPA
- the ADAMTSL5 gene encoding ADAMTS-like protein 5 isoform X2, which gives rise to MGPPPDGRPGSLGAAALRGFYRRFPEEKLCAGEPRQYRVCKLHECPGSSVPFRAVQCSLYDGKPIPGSQARYQWVPFHGAPNLCDLNCLAVGHNFYYTFGRVLDGTRCSPDSPDLCISGQCLTAGCDGLLGSGSRSDACGRCDGRNDSCLFVKRVFRAALPSSGFFGYKNVTRIPAGAMHIKVTDRSRNYLALMNGEQQYVINGDWAIDWPGAYEVAGTTVRYARDPDNHETLEAAGPTEEDLHIMVLVQEPNPGIEYEFWLPRERHGHLQGDSSPLRQPQPRDLDLNPPTVPQPGPWTTLVPPTHLSIKDTTTERSRRGPTDTAQTGSCGRCQTPKGKSQRIRHYCQSDFVFRARILAKRPIGQETRYDVQVKHTYRNRFPLVHREYVWVSNACNCPQLLERREYLLMARRHVNYEHTLNRILLQRGSYARPWSPREDQLLRDIAGHCARGRPA
- the ADAMTSL5 gene encoding ADAMTS-like protein 5 isoform X1, translating into MAKRPPDVRISGRRGAGTESQEGLTSSQLTMGSQSIWHSSLGTVLLLAWLSVGWGIGSTQGTASRTLAFGLEPQPRHRRQPGRGEWGPWGGWSACSSTCGDGASFRTRKCIRFPEEKLCAGEPRQYRVCKLHECPGSSVPFRAVQCSLYDGKPIPGSQARYQWVPFHGAPNLCDLNCLAVGHNFYYTFGRVLDGTRCSPDSPDLCISGQCLTAGCDGLLGSGSRSDACGRCDGRNDSCLFVKRVFRAALPSSGFFGYKNVTRIPAGAMHIKVTDRSRNYLALMNGEQQYVINGDWAIDWPGAYEVAGTTVRYARDPDNHETLEAAGPTEEDLHIMVLVQEPNPGIEYEFWLPRERHGHLQGDSSPLRQPQPRDLDLNPPTVPQPGPWTTLVPPTHLSIKDTTTERSRRGPTDTAQTGSCGRCQTPKGKSQRIRHYCQSDFVFRARILAKRPIGQETRYDVQVKHTYRNRFPLVHREYVWVSNACNCPQLLERREYLLMARRHVNYEHTLNRILLQRGSYARPWSPREDQLLRDIAGHCARGRPA